Proteins co-encoded in one Streptococcus ruminicola genomic window:
- a CDS encoding shikimate dehydrogenase, translating to MQIDGYTRLAAVVATPIKHSISPFIHNYAFDKTGVNGVYVAWDIPEEDLAVTLENVKRYDMFGVNISMPYKQKVMPYMDELTDSAALIGAVNTVINRDGKLVGHNTDGIGFFRSLSTFADFDVKGKTMTILGGGGAATALIAQAALNGAGHINIFNQIQFLDATRQKAQELSDKTGVSITVYPVEDLKTIQEKVLESQLFVNATSVGMDGKSMIITEDFEFPEGLLVADTIYQPFETPFLKLARSKGLKALNGLGMLLFQAAEAFEIWTGETMPTAEIWSALEEKYNTK from the coding sequence ATGCAGATTGATGGATACACTCGCTTAGCCGCTGTCGTGGCAACACCGATTAAACACTCTATTTCACCATTTATTCACAATTACGCTTTTGATAAAACAGGTGTAAATGGTGTTTATGTTGCCTGGGATATTCCTGAGGAAGACCTAGCGGTTACTTTGGAAAATGTTAAACGTTATGACATGTTTGGTGTGAATATTTCAATGCCATACAAACAAAAAGTCATGCCTTATATGGATGAGTTGACAGACTCTGCTGCCTTGATTGGTGCGGTTAATACTGTTATTAATCGTGACGGCAAGTTGGTTGGCCACAATACTGATGGTATTGGTTTCTTTAGAAGCCTTTCAACTTTTGCTGATTTTGATGTTAAAGGCAAGACAATGACTATTCTTGGTGGTGGTGGAGCTGCGACAGCTCTTATTGCCCAAGCAGCTCTTAATGGAGCAGGTCATATTAACATTTTCAATCAGATACAGTTCTTGGATGCGACACGTCAAAAAGCACAGGAACTTTCTGATAAAACTGGTGTATCTATTACTGTTTATCCAGTCGAAGATTTGAAGACAATTCAAGAAAAAGTGTTAGAATCACAACTTTTTGTCAATGCGACAAGTGTTGGAATGGATGGTAAATCAATGATTATCACAGAAGACTTTGAGTTTCCTGAAGGTCTTTTGGTTGCTGATACAATTTATCAACCATTTGAAACACCATTCTTGAAATTAGCTCGAAGCAAAGGTCTCAAAGCGCTTAATGGCTTGGGTATGTTGTTATTCCAAGCAGCAGAAGCTTTTGAAATCTGGACTGGTGAGACTATGCCAACGGCTGAGATTTGGTCAGCTTTGGAAGAAAAGTACAATACAAAATAG
- the aroD gene encoding type I 3-dehydroquinate dehydratase: protein MKIVVPIMPKDLEEAQSIDISRFEDVDIIEWRADYLAKEDIMTVAPAIFEKFSGREIIFTIRTDKEGGNLNLSDDEYVELLKNINAIYHPDYIDFEYFSHKEAFQQMLEFPNLVLSYHNFEETPENLMESFSELTALAPRVVKVAVMPQSEQDVIDLMNYTRGFKTLNPEQEYATMSMGKLGRVSRFAVDVFGSSWSFASLDQASAPGQVALADMKRIREVLDAD, encoded by the coding sequence ATGAAAATAGTAGTACCTATTATGCCGAAAGATTTAGAAGAGGCGCAGTCGATTGATATTTCGAGATTTGAAGATGTGGATATCATTGAATGGCGAGCTGATTACCTAGCCAAAGAAGATATCATGACAGTTGCGCCAGCTATCTTTGAAAAATTTTCTGGCAGAGAAATTATTTTTACCATTCGCACAGATAAAGAAGGTGGTAATCTTAACTTATCTGATGACGAATACGTTGAGCTTTTGAAAAATATTAATGCTATTTACCACCCAGATTATATCGATTTTGAATATTTTTCACATAAAGAAGCCTTTCAACAAATGTTAGAGTTTCCAAATCTAGTTTTGTCTTATCATAATTTTGAAGAGACTCCTGAAAACTTGATGGAATCATTTTCTGAATTAACAGCCCTAGCTCCTCGTGTAGTTAAGGTTGCTGTTATGCCCCAAAGTGAACAAGATGTTATTGACTTGATGAACTACACTCGTGGATTTAAAACACTAAATCCTGAACAAGAGTATGCGACTATGTCAATGGGCAAACTTGGACGTGTTTCACGTTTTGCTGTTGATGTATTCGGCTCATCATGGTCATTTGCAAGCCTAGACCAAGCAAGTGCACCTGGACAGGTTGCTCTTGCTGATATGAAACGTATTAGGGAGGTACTTGATGCAGATTGA
- a CDS encoding class I SAM-dependent rRNA methyltransferase, whose protein sequence is MNKLYVDSFVEKKIKRGIQLLDGKDFHQLDLDNQLVALYNHSRQFLGTAYLSRQNKGIGWFLGNGMVDLTESYFESLFSKAKQKRQHFENSDLTTAYRLFNQDGDNFGGVTIDRYADFVVFSWYNTFVYQYRDIIVKAFQKVYPAVKGGYEKIRFKGLDYESAHIYGQEAPETFTILENGVKYSVFMNDGLMTGIFLDQHEVRDALINELGLGKRVLNMFSYTAAFSVAAAMGGAIETTSVDLAKRSRELSQAHFEANGLDVTNHHFVVMDVFEYFKYAKRKNLTFDLIVIDPPSFARNKKQTFSVAKDYHRLISQALEVLSDDGTIIASTNAANLTVAQFKKQLEKGFASVKHEYIRLQQLPSDFTINKADMSSNYLKVFTIKVEK, encoded by the coding sequence ATGAACAAACTATACGTGGATTCTTTCGTTGAAAAGAAAATTAAGCGTGGTATTCAACTTTTGGATGGAAAAGATTTTCATCAACTTGATTTAGATAATCAGTTAGTTGCTCTTTATAATCACTCACGTCAGTTTTTAGGAACAGCTTACCTATCTCGTCAAAATAAAGGGATTGGTTGGTTCTTAGGAAATGGCATGGTTGATTTGACAGAGTCTTATTTTGAAAGCTTGTTTAGTAAGGCTAAGCAGAAGCGTCAACACTTTGAAAACTCTGATTTGACAACAGCTTATCGATTGTTTAATCAAGATGGCGATAATTTCGGTGGTGTGACGATAGATCGTTATGCTGATTTTGTTGTATTTTCTTGGTACAACACTTTTGTTTATCAGTATCGTGATATCATTGTTAAAGCCTTTCAAAAAGTTTATCCTGCGGTTAAAGGCGGATATGAAAAAATTCGCTTTAAAGGACTTGATTATGAGTCAGCTCACATTTATGGTCAAGAAGCACCTGAAACCTTTACCATTTTGGAAAATGGTGTCAAATACAGTGTTTTCATGAATGATGGTCTGATGACAGGTATCTTTTTAGATCAACATGAAGTCCGTGATGCTTTAATTAATGAACTAGGTCTTGGAAAACGTGTTCTAAACATGTTTTCTTACACAGCAGCTTTCTCAGTTGCAGCAGCTATGGGTGGTGCGATTGAAACAACTTCTGTAGACTTAGCTAAACGTTCTCGTGAACTGTCTCAAGCGCATTTTGAAGCCAATGGCCTTGATGTGACAAATCATCATTTTGTGGTCATGGACGTTTTTGAATATTTCAAATACGCTAAACGTAAAAACTTGACTTTTGATTTGATTGTTATCGATCCACCAAGTTTTGCTCGTAATAAAAAACAAACATTTTCAGTTGCTAAAGACTATCACCGTCTCATTAGTCAAGCACTAGAAGTTTTATCAGATGATGGCACAATCATTGCTTCTACAAATGCAGCTAATTTGACTGTGGCACAGTTTAAGAAACAATTGGAAAAAGGATTTGCTTCTGTTAAGCATGAATATATTCGCTTGCAACAATTGCCAAGTGATTTCACTATTAACAAGGCAGATATGAGCAGTAATTATTTGAAAGTATTTACAATAAAGGTTGAAAAATGA